One genomic window of Oryctolagus cuniculus chromosome 11, mOryCun1.1, whole genome shotgun sequence includes the following:
- the MDM1 gene encoding nuclear protein MDM1 isoform X5, which translates to MASKDSNQPKKKLTPWRHQRLGKVNSEYRAKFLSPAQYFYKAGVWTRVKENVPNQGSLNAMWYAEVKELREKAEFYRKRVQGTHFSRDHLNQIVSDNNRCWDVSSTTSSEGTISSNIRALDLAGEPTVPKTLQKCPSTKLEEKGQILEEQPQTNTTEQLGMSGAPTIPVRRRLAWDAEDTGEDKQKQPRGEKEEEEEEEEEEKEKEKEKGGRDKQVYSGHLEKLDAQEKSKADKIKEGSDSSSESSSGTGGRLPTPKLRELGGIQRTHHDLTTPAVGGAVLVSPSKVKPAAPEQRRRVSPQDGLETPKNDFPKKESRAVSVLTSPAAGIKTVDPLPLREDSEINIPKCAEATPPVSKIPAYPMNTPGQSPSPPYALSYWHPSRRIQGSLRHPEFQHNVGKTRTHNFQLPQHGAFNDEDEDRLSEISARSAASSLRAFQTLARAQKRKENFWGKT; encoded by the exons GAAGGTGAATTCTGAATATAGAGCAAAATTTCTGAGCCCAGCTCAGTATTTCTATAAAGCTGGGGTGTGGACACGAGTGAAGGAAAATGTGCCAAACCAG GGTTCTCTAAATGCCATGTGGTATGCAGAG GTTAAAGAACTCCGAGAGAAGGCTGAGTTTTACAGGAAGAGAGTCCAGGGAACACATTTTTCTCGGGACCATCTGAATCAGATTGTATCTGATAACAACCGCTGTTGGGATGTCTCCTCCACCACAAGCTCAGAAGGAACCATTAGTAGCAACATCAGAGCATTAGATCTGGCCGG AGAGCCTACAGTTCCTAAGACTTTGCAGAAATGTCCTTCTACAAAACTGGAAGAAAAAGGGCAGATCTTGGAAGAGCAACCCCAGACAAATACCACGGAGCAACTGGGCATGTCAGGTGCTCCCACCATACCTGTTAGAAGGCGGCTGGCCTGGGATGCAGAGGACACTGGCgaagacaaacagaaacagcccagaggggagaaggaggaagaggaagaggaggaggaggaggagaaggagaaagagaaggagaaggggggaaGGGACAAGCAGGTTTATTCAGGACATCTGGAGAAGTTGGATGCACAGGAGAAATCTAAGGCAGACAAGATAAAAGAAGG GTCAGATTCTTCTTCTGAATCCTCCTCAGGAACGGGAGGCAGGCTTCCTACTCCGAAGCTGAGAGAACTGGGTGGGATCCAGAGGACTCATCACGATCTTACTACTCCAGCTGTTG GTGGCGCTGTTTTAGTGTCCCCATCTAAAGtgaagcctgcagcaccagagcAGAGGAGAAGAGTGTCCCCACAGGATGGTCTGGAAACCCCAAAGAATGATTTTCCTAAG AAAGAAAGTCGTGCTGTATCTGTACTGACTTCTCCAGCTGCTGGTATAAAAACAGTTGATCCCCTGCCTTTGCGGGAAGATTCTGAAATCAATATCCCTAAATGTGCTGAGGCAACTCCTCCAGTTTCAAAAATTCCAGCATATCCAATGAACACCCCTGGACAGTCACCTTCTCCACCGTATGCTTTGTCCTACTGGCATCCCTCTCGTCGAATTCAGGGCTCTCTGAGACACCCAGAATTTCAGCATAATG tgggaaaAACAAGGACGCACAATTTCCAGTTACCTCAGCATGGAGCCTTTAATGATGAAG ATGAGGACAGACTGTCTGAGATTTCCGCACGCTCTGCAGCCTCTAGTCTCCGGGCTTTCCAGACACTGGCACGGGcccagaagaggaaggagaatttCTGGGGCAAAACATAA